A portion of the Paenibacillus marchantiae genome contains these proteins:
- a CDS encoding helix-turn-helix transcriptional regulator, with the protein MTDRLIRLMRIITLVQAKPGILARELAERCETTERTIYRDMEALSAMHIPIANMGHGRGYMFISHFAMYPLNWSDEEAQAFMHLAEVMENIRPLLKPAFESAYEKVVASSQKNKTERVEWSEQISGLFKVGTSAWQNESTELLNHSLVTLLQAGISQNTIEGEYLFQGKKGIARMDPYCLIPREYRFDLLAYCHLSERLRIFQVNRLHRVRILPRTFRKDDYLLQSHFRTPQELSGSTEWTAFKIRFSPHAVERVMQEQFFARPILTIEPEGTLLFEAILSDEQGFLTWLSQYGPDAEILEPQSYRLLMKERLERWREIYN; encoded by the coding sequence ATGACAGACCGACTGATCCGATTAATGCGCATTATAACTCTTGTGCAGGCCAAACCGGGTATTCTGGCCCGTGAGCTTGCCGAGCGGTGCGAAACAACGGAAAGGACGATATACCGCGACATGGAGGCCCTCAGTGCAATGCATATCCCCATCGCCAATATGGGACACGGGAGAGGATACATGTTTATCAGCCATTTTGCCATGTATCCGCTGAATTGGTCTGATGAAGAAGCTCAAGCCTTTATGCACCTGGCAGAAGTCATGGAGAATATTCGTCCGTTGCTGAAGCCTGCTTTTGAGAGCGCGTATGAGAAAGTGGTTGCTTCGAGTCAGAAAAACAAAACAGAGCGAGTGGAATGGTCTGAGCAAATTAGCGGGTTGTTCAAAGTGGGTACATCTGCTTGGCAAAATGAAAGTACCGAACTTCTGAATCATTCCCTGGTGACCTTGCTTCAGGCCGGAATTTCCCAGAACACTATTGAAGGAGAATATCTGTTTCAAGGTAAAAAGGGGATTGCGCGAATGGATCCCTACTGTCTTATTCCTCGTGAATACCGATTTGATCTGTTGGCATATTGTCACCTGTCAGAAAGACTGAGAATATTTCAAGTGAATCGTTTGCACAGGGTTCGGATTTTGCCACGCACGTTCCGCAAAGATGATTACCTTTTACAATCTCACTTCCGCACGCCACAGGAACTTAGCGGCAGTACGGAGTGGACTGCATTCAAGATCAGATTCTCGCCGCACGCCGTGGAGCGTGTGATGCAGGAGCAGTTTTTTGCACGCCCCATCTTGACGATCGAACCGGAGGGTACGCTGTTATTTGAGGCCATACTGAGTGATGAACAAGGGTTTCTAACCTGGTTGTCTCAATATGGACCCGATGCCGAAATTCTGGAGCCTCAGAGCTACCGTCTTTTGATGAAGGAACGTCTGGAACGTTGGAGAGAGATTTACAACTGA
- a CDS encoding 3'-5' exonuclease, which yields MPYIIYDLEFTVSRNTRYSSEIIDIGAVKVTEGENGLFVSDTFHTYVRPSNKSVLSADTIQFTGITQKDIDAAPLFPEALNQFIAWMGSESYYMCSWGPDDRTKLISHCRTHQLDVAWITNHNDLQQQWSRTVRKEGKFRQLGLAQALELCGIEFDGTQHRALDDAINTAKVFMHQFDQFKLETNCAADDEGITSKVVYSSSVEDDEKDSPFGNLAHLFKTKE from the coding sequence ATGCCATATATTATTTACGATCTTGAATTCACGGTAAGTCGCAATACACGTTACTCTTCTGAAATTATAGATATCGGTGCCGTCAAAGTAACGGAAGGTGAGAACGGCCTGTTCGTGTCGGATACGTTCCACACTTATGTTCGTCCATCCAATAAGTCGGTGCTATCCGCCGATACAATTCAGTTTACGGGTATTACGCAGAAAGACATCGACGCAGCCCCTCTTTTTCCCGAAGCACTGAATCAATTTATTGCATGGATGGGAAGTGAATCCTATTACATGTGCTCCTGGGGACCGGATGACCGCACCAAACTGATCTCTCATTGTCGCACTCATCAGCTCGATGTAGCCTGGATCACCAACCACAATGATCTTCAGCAGCAATGGTCGCGAACTGTGCGTAAGGAAGGAAAATTCCGTCAGCTTGGACTCGCTCAGGCTCTGGAACTTTGTGGTATTGAATTCGATGGCACTCAGCACCGCGCTTTGGATGATGCGATTAATACAGCCAAAGTATTCATGCATCAATTTGATCAATTCAAACTGGAAACCAATTGCGCCGCAGATGATGAGGGCATCACATCCAAAGTGGTCTATTCCAGCAGTGTAGAAGATGACGAGAAAGATTCCCCTTTTGGTAACCTTGCACACCTGTTCAAGACCAAAGAGTAA
- a CDS encoding proline--tRNA ligase, translating into MRQSEMLVPTLREAPAEADAAGHRWLLRSGMIRQLAAGIYSYLPLGRRILLNVERIVREEMDRAGCQEVLLPIMQPAELWEESGRYTQYGPELMRLKDRHAREFALGPTHEEVVTALARDEVNSYRKLPFTLYQIGTKFRDERRPRFGLLRGREFIMKDAYSFASDWEELDRTYQAMNTAYSRILERCGLEYIRVEADAGTIGGQGETHEFMALADVGEDTIVTCKHCGYAANLEKAGYQTSKSSTKNPGQAEASADLKTVEKADGNTEGDTLVRIQTPGVRTINELSAFVGKDAQHMIKTLLYQADGQLVAALVRGDHEVNDIALKQVLGAEELILADETALASHPNLTVGFLGPIGLDLPIVVDADVAAMEYAITGANEVDVHYSNVRPGKDFALDKVDRIRFAAEGDGCPTCGESLVFTKGIEVGHIFKLGTKYSDAMGASFLDRNGRQCAPVMGCYGIGVSRLMAAIAEQYAGEDGIRWPAAIAPYHVHLIPMSWKDEQQRELTLELEQQLVDAGYSVLIDDRDERPGVKFKDSELIGLPVQIVIGRGAAEGQVEFGSHVLAAQGESKRISMTAQEAVSQVKEQL; encoded by the coding sequence ATGCGTCAAAGTGAAATGCTTGTTCCAACATTACGTGAAGCACCAGCAGAGGCAGATGCAGCAGGGCATCGCTGGTTATTGCGCTCGGGTATGATTCGCCAACTCGCAGCAGGGATATACAGTTATCTGCCCTTGGGGCGTCGTATCTTGCTGAATGTCGAACGAATCGTTCGGGAAGAAATGGACCGTGCAGGATGTCAGGAAGTATTGCTGCCAATCATGCAGCCTGCTGAGTTATGGGAAGAATCCGGAAGATATACTCAGTATGGCCCTGAGCTGATGCGTCTGAAGGATCGCCATGCACGAGAATTCGCCTTGGGTCCAACCCATGAAGAGGTTGTGACTGCACTGGCTCGTGACGAGGTTAATTCTTATCGGAAGCTGCCGTTTACACTTTATCAGATTGGAACCAAATTCAGAGATGAACGTCGCCCAAGGTTTGGATTACTGCGGGGACGGGAGTTCATCATGAAGGATGCGTACTCTTTTGCTTCCGATTGGGAAGAGCTGGATCGCACCTATCAGGCCATGAATACGGCGTATTCGCGTATTCTGGAGCGTTGTGGACTGGAATATATTCGAGTGGAAGCCGATGCAGGCACTATTGGTGGTCAGGGGGAGACCCACGAATTCATGGCACTTGCTGATGTGGGAGAAGATACGATCGTAACTTGCAAACATTGTGGATATGCCGCAAATCTGGAGAAGGCGGGGTATCAGACTTCTAAATCTTCTACTAAGAATCCAGGACAAGCGGAAGCTTCTGCTGACCTGAAAACGGTTGAAAAAGCTGATGGGAATACCGAGGGTGACACGTTGGTTCGTATCCAAACGCCAGGTGTACGTACGATCAATGAGTTAAGCGCCTTTGTGGGCAAGGATGCCCAGCATATGATCAAAACATTGCTTTATCAGGCTGATGGTCAACTGGTCGCTGCGCTTGTTCGTGGGGATCATGAAGTGAATGATATCGCGCTGAAGCAGGTATTGGGTGCAGAAGAGCTAATTCTGGCTGATGAAACTGCCCTTGCAAGTCATCCGAATTTAACTGTAGGTTTCCTGGGTCCTATTGGACTGGATCTGCCGATTGTAGTAGATGCGGATGTAGCTGCAATGGAATATGCCATTACAGGAGCGAATGAAGTTGATGTACACTATTCGAATGTACGTCCGGGTAAAGATTTTGCTTTGGACAAAGTAGATCGAATCCGTTTTGCTGCTGAAGGTGACGGCTGCCCAACCTGTGGAGAATCGCTTGTATTCACAAAAGGAATAGAAGTCGGGCATATCTTCAAACTGGGAACCAAGTACAGTGACGCCATGGGAGCATCCTTCCTGGATCGCAATGGACGACAGTGCGCACCTGTAATGGGTTGTTACGGTATCGGTGTGTCTCGTCTGATGGCCGCTATTGCGGAACAATACGCCGGAGAAGATGGTATCCGTTGGCCAGCAGCCATTGCGCCTTATCATGTACATCTGATCCCAATGAGCTGGAAGGACGAACAGCAACGCGAACTCACGTTGGAACTGGAACAACAACTAGTAGATGCCGGATACAGTGTACTGATCGATGATCGGGATGAACGGCCAGGGGTGAAGTTCAAGGATTCGGAATTGATCGGATTGCCTGTCCAGATTGTTATTGGCCGAGGTGCGGCAGAGGGACAGGTGGAATTTGGATCGCATGTTCTTGCAGCACAAGGCGAATCCAAACGAATCAGTATGACGGCACAAGAGGCTGTAAGTCAGGTGAAGGAACAACTATAG
- a CDS encoding 5'-nucleotidase C-terminal domain-containing protein, whose protein sequence is MKIWKTYVSLVLTLCLLFGSVGIAAAATDTTPGTGKHITILHTNDTHARAVESSPAMGFAKVAGIADKYRSENPNTLLLDAGDAVHGTTFATLVNGESIVKVMNEIGYQAIVPGNHEFNYGSERLIELADMMNFPMLSANVKKKDGTRLFDPYLIKEVDGVKIGIIALTTPETMYKTNPINVEGLDITDPTAEAKVLVNEIRSKVDVVVVLGHLGQDASSTDTSFKVVKEVPGIDVFIDGHSHTVLQDGLVSDNGTLIASAGEYTNFVGVIDLWVDGGKVTKKQATLIDETEAKDIKPNEKVAALVNSILKEQEPILKEEVANTAILLDGKREQVRAGETNLGDLLADAIRDISKADIALTNGGGIRSSIEKGIVTKGDIITVLPFGNQVVTLEVKGSDVLAALENGVGSYPEPSGGFPQVSGMTFSIDSSAAKGSRVHSVMIGDKALDPKATYTMATNDFTAVGGDEYTMFAKYTTSGMYGAMDEALIEYMQKLGAVEIKTDGRIKEAKAPAVEPEAPVTETPAPTTPKPETPKPETPSKPTPSKPAPAKVHVVKSGDSLYSISKQYGTTWQALQKLNKIKNPHWIYPGQQLKLPAAS, encoded by the coding sequence ATGAAAATCTGGAAGACTTATGTTTCACTTGTGCTAACGCTCTGTCTGCTGTTTGGCAGTGTGGGCATTGCCGCTGCTGCAACGGATACCACTCCGGGCACAGGTAAGCACATTACTATTCTACATACGAATGACACACACGCACGCGCAGTTGAGTCCTCACCTGCGATGGGTTTCGCCAAAGTTGCTGGAATTGCGGACAAATACCGTAGCGAAAACCCAAATACCCTTCTGCTGGATGCCGGAGATGCAGTGCATGGTACAACCTTTGCTACACTCGTTAACGGTGAGAGCATTGTCAAAGTAATGAATGAAATCGGTTATCAGGCGATTGTACCGGGTAACCACGAATTCAACTACGGTTCCGAGCGCCTCATCGAACTTGCGGATATGATGAACTTCCCCATGCTCAGTGCCAATGTGAAAAAGAAAGACGGAACTCGTCTCTTCGATCCTTACCTCATTAAAGAAGTAGACGGCGTGAAGATCGGTATCATTGCGCTGACTACACCGGAAACGATGTATAAAACGAATCCGATAAATGTGGAAGGTCTTGATATTACAGACCCAACTGCAGAAGCCAAAGTTCTCGTGAACGAAATTCGCAGCAAAGTAGATGTTGTTGTTGTATTGGGACACCTTGGACAAGACGCGTCCAGCACCGATACTAGCTTCAAAGTTGTAAAAGAAGTTCCTGGCATTGATGTATTCATCGACGGTCATAGCCATACGGTTCTGCAAGATGGACTTGTATCGGATAACGGAACACTGATCGCCAGCGCTGGAGAGTATACAAACTTTGTAGGCGTGATCGACCTGTGGGTTGACGGCGGCAAAGTAACGAAAAAACAAGCAACACTGATTGATGAAACGGAAGCAAAAGACATCAAACCGAATGAGAAAGTTGCCGCATTGGTGAACTCCATTCTGAAAGAACAAGAACCCATTTTGAAAGAAGAAGTAGCCAATACAGCGATTCTGCTGGACGGCAAACGTGAACAAGTACGCGCAGGTGAAACGAACCTGGGTGATCTGCTGGCAGATGCCATCCGTGACATCAGCAAAGCCGATATCGCACTCACAAACGGTGGCGGTATTCGTTCTTCCATTGAAAAAGGTATCGTAACTAAAGGGGATATCATTACTGTACTTCCTTTTGGTAATCAGGTTGTAACGCTTGAAGTAAAAGGCTCCGATGTACTCGCAGCCCTTGAAAACGGTGTAGGATCTTATCCAGAACCAAGTGGCGGATTCCCACAAGTATCCGGCATGACATTCAGCATTGATTCTTCCGCTGCAAAAGGCAGCCGTGTACACTCCGTCATGATCGGAGATAAAGCCCTTGATCCAAAAGCAACGTACACAATGGCTACGAATGATTTCACTGCTGTTGGTGGTGACGAGTACACGATGTTTGCGAAATACACAACGTCCGGCATGTACGGTGCTATGGATGAAGCGTTGATAGAATACATGCAAAAACTGGGCGCTGTAGAAATCAAAACAGACGGTCGAATCAAGGAAGCAAAGGCTCCTGCGGTTGAACCGGAAGCTCCAGTAACGGAAACACCAGCTCCAACTACACCGAAACCAGAGACACCAAAACCAGAAACACCGTCGAAACCGACGCCAAGTAAACCAGCTCCAGCCAAAGTGCATGTTGTAAAATCCGGAGATTCCCTGTATTCCATCTCCAAACAATACGGTACCACTTGGCAAGCTCTGCAAAAGCTGAATAAGATCAAAAATCCACACTGGATTTATCCAGGCCAACAATTGAAACTGCCTGCAGCCTCTTAA
- a CDS encoding ImmA/IrrE family metallo-endopeptidase produces the protein MDDIVTKLIRKHRTNCPFSIARAIGIQIRFTNLGKSTKGLYFRKLRRRFIVIHNDLPPEWQRFVCAHELGHDRLHKGINRFFLEEHSYFAPGKLERQANRFAIQLLTSGVMPEPDESLEKFCLRTGLPREVQHFF, from the coding sequence ATGGATGACATTGTAACAAAGCTGATTCGAAAACACCGGACAAACTGCCCTTTCAGCATTGCCAGAGCCATTGGAATACAGATCCGGTTCACCAATCTGGGCAAGTCCACCAAAGGACTGTATTTCCGAAAGCTCCGTCGCAGATTTATCGTCATTCACAATGATTTACCGCCGGAATGGCAGCGTTTTGTGTGTGCCCATGAACTTGGACATGACCGATTGCACAAAGGCATAAACCGGTTCTTTCTGGAGGAACACTCCTATTTTGCCCCAGGCAAGCTGGAAAGACAGGCCAATCGTTTTGCCATACAGCTTCTAACTTCAGGGGTGATGCCAGAGCCGGATGAATCACTGGAGAAATTTTGTTTGCGTACTGGACTGCCACGTGAAGTGCAGCATTTTTTTTAG
- a CDS encoding helix-turn-helix domain-containing protein: MVEHAFGPYLKQLREQQGYSINQLAEAAGISNSQISRIENGVRGVPKPATIRKISDALSVPYADMMKQADYLETGNTASELHDAPEWATYKDRRDFKKMLEDEDDLMFDGIPLDDEDKKRIKDVLTGLFWEAKQMNKRKKTNDPDKRP, translated from the coding sequence ATGGTGGAGCACGCTTTTGGTCCTTATCTGAAACAACTGCGCGAGCAACAGGGATACAGTATCAATCAGCTCGCCGAAGCAGCAGGAATCAGCAACTCGCAAATTTCACGCATTGAGAATGGGGTTCGCGGAGTTCCCAAGCCTGCTACCATCCGCAAAATCTCGGACGCACTCTCGGTTCCCTACGCGGATATGATGAAACAGGCCGACTATCTGGAAACCGGAAATACAGCAAGTGAGCTCCATGACGCTCCAGAATGGGCAACTTATAAGGACCGTCGGGACTTTAAAAAGATGCTCGAGGACGAGGATGATCTGATGTTTGACGGCATCCCGCTGGATGATGAGGATAAGAAACGAATTAAGGATGTCCTGACAGGTCTGTTCTGGGAAGCCAAACAGATGAACAAACGAAAAAAAACGAACGATCCGGACAAGCGCCCATGA
- a CDS encoding ArpU family phage packaging/lysis transcriptional regulator: MELMLPELDRRKTQTAVEAALEKYRIYKTIAFEEREVMVTASYAERFHGATNVTGDSTARTAIYNVDVQRARQAYCDTIDFVVSRLSEKERVLVSERYLKDDDVFDYKVYNHVFDPPVSKDTYTKIRTRAFYKMALALSDRGLINMEPLSASRKERQKLG, translated from the coding sequence ATGGAACTGATGCTGCCCGAATTGGACCGACGCAAAACACAGACTGCTGTTGAAGCCGCGCTGGAAAAATACCGGATTTATAAAACGATTGCTTTTGAAGAACGAGAGGTGATGGTGACGGCGAGTTACGCTGAGCGTTTCCATGGTGCAACGAATGTGACCGGGGATTCCACTGCCAGAACGGCAATCTATAATGTGGATGTACAGCGCGCACGTCAGGCGTACTGCGATACGATTGATTTTGTGGTATCTCGACTGAGCGAGAAGGAACGTGTACTTGTCAGCGAACGTTATCTGAAGGATGACGATGTATTTGACTATAAAGTGTATAACCATGTGTTTGACCCGCCTGTCAGCAAGGATACGTATACGAAGATTCGGACACGTGCTTTCTATAAAATGGCGCTGGCTCTGTCGGATCGGGGTCTGATTAATATGGAGCCTTTATCTGCATCTCGCAAAGAGCGACAGAAGCTGGGCTAG
- a CDS encoding GAF domain-containing sensor histidine kinase: protein MTEQAGMQEMYTLKTIAETLNTSNDLNLMLDTVLGKLLELTGLTTGWVFLINNQGEYSCIADYSLPPALLHHDKEPMRCGSCWCVNRFRDGRLDNAVNIINCKRLEDAVDHQWGDTHDITHHATVPLRSGEKMLGLLNVAAPGKEHFSDSELALLQAVAYQIGSAMERMRLYSAEQRRADLYVRLGEFSRSLGVTVNDCSSGDDMAKMVVKLLGHHYDWPFAALLSQKNGSFMVQAAYAHGRSEMMTISGLSPELQTRMHRVIDSHRAMVLSATEIQDVSAICNTGLPKSVLASGLAAPIPLSSPGETAVLVVGLGSANGFLQADREVFDALAEHITASWESLRLVYKRRELTRLEERNRLARDLHDSVNQILFSLSLTAKGAESMLAGSLQLHPAADAMKDIRSLSQEALKEMRALIMQLRPAGLESGLLSALQEYGTGQGLQVVVHRTGMRSLPQSIEEGLWRIGQEALNNVRKHAGVPSAEISLQLSDQEAILIVTDRGKGGAKKREALPASSLGLSIMRERAQSLGGRLELVSSSRKGTSVTVVIPLPSESV from the coding sequence ATGACGGAACAAGCCGGAATGCAGGAGATGTACACACTGAAGACGATCGCGGAAACGCTCAACACATCCAACGACCTGAATCTGATGCTGGATACGGTACTCGGCAAACTGTTGGAACTGACGGGATTGACTACGGGCTGGGTATTCCTGATCAATAATCAGGGAGAGTACTCCTGTATTGCTGATTACAGTTTGCCTCCTGCTCTGCTGCATCATGACAAGGAGCCGATGCGCTGTGGGTCTTGCTGGTGCGTGAATCGCTTCCGGGACGGGAGATTGGATAATGCCGTCAATATTATTAATTGCAAACGCCTGGAGGATGCCGTCGATCATCAATGGGGAGATACCCATGACATCACCCATCATGCAACGGTTCCGCTCCGCTCGGGGGAAAAGATGCTGGGACTGCTGAATGTTGCTGCACCCGGGAAAGAGCATTTCAGTGATAGTGAGCTGGCGCTTTTGCAGGCTGTAGCTTATCAGATAGGTAGTGCAATGGAGCGGATGCGATTATATAGCGCAGAGCAAAGGCGAGCGGATCTGTATGTCAGGCTGGGGGAGTTCAGCCGATCGCTGGGCGTGACGGTCAACGATTGCAGCAGTGGAGACGATATGGCCAAGATGGTTGTAAAGCTGCTTGGGCATCATTACGATTGGCCTTTTGCCGCACTGTTATCCCAGAAAAACGGAAGTTTTATGGTACAGGCGGCTTATGCTCATGGCAGGTCCGAAATGATGACAATATCTGGACTCTCTCCAGAGTTGCAGACTCGCATGCATCGTGTGATTGATTCTCATCGGGCTATGGTATTGTCGGCAACGGAAATCCAAGATGTTTCTGCCATCTGCAATACCGGGCTCCCTAAGTCTGTTTTGGCTTCGGGCTTGGCTGCTCCCATCCCATTAAGTTCTCCTGGCGAAACGGCAGTACTGGTGGTTGGATTGGGCTCGGCCAATGGCTTCCTTCAGGCAGATCGTGAGGTTTTCGATGCACTCGCTGAACATATTACAGCCTCGTGGGAGAGTCTGAGACTGGTATACAAACGGCGGGAATTGACCCGACTGGAGGAACGAAACCGTTTGGCTCGTGATTTGCATGATTCGGTGAACCAAATTTTGTTCTCCCTGTCTCTCACAGCCAAAGGGGCAGAGAGCATGTTAGCCGGATCACTACAGCTGCATCCGGCTGCGGATGCGATGAAGGATATACGTTCCTTGTCGCAGGAAGCATTGAAGGAAATGCGTGCCTTGATTATGCAGCTTCGTCCGGCGGGTTTGGAGTCTGGTCTGCTCAGTGCATTGCAGGAATATGGTACAGGACAGGGATTGCAGGTCGTTGTACATCGGACGGGTATGCGCTCCTTGCCTCAAAGTATTGAGGAAGGCTTATGGCGTATTGGACAGGAAGCACTCAATAATGTGCGTAAACATGCGGGAGTCCCTTCCGCTGAGATATCCCTCCAGCTAAGCGATCAGGAAGCGATATTAATCGTTACAGATCGAGGAAAAGGGGGGGCTAAAAAGCGTGAGGCTTTGCCTGCCAGTTCACTTGGTCTGTCCATCATGAGGGAACGGGCCCAGTCACTGGGCGGCAGACTTGAACTTGTGAGTTCATCCCGTAAGGGAACATCGGTAACGGTCGTCATTCCACTTCCGTCCGAATCTGTATAA
- a CDS encoding response regulator: MPITILLADDHAMVRRGLHVFLSTQPDMEVVGEASNGQEALEQAEQLHPDVVLMDLHMPVLDGIETARRLRAILPGIRIIVLTSFSDQDHVVPAVRAGVKGYLLKDIEPEDLAVAIRNVHAGQVELHPAAAGQLMHVMASSELSMNEAHERANPHSSTRLPEQERIGLGKETSHRPDMLTRREREVLGLIAQGLSNKEIAIKLIITEKTVKTHVSHLLDKLGLADRTQAALHAVRNGWVV; the protein is encoded by the coding sequence ATGCCGATTACGATTTTACTCGCGGACGATCATGCAATGGTGAGGCGTGGGTTACACGTTTTTTTGTCCACTCAGCCAGATATGGAAGTCGTCGGAGAAGCCTCGAATGGACAGGAAGCACTGGAACAAGCAGAACAACTGCATCCGGATGTGGTATTAATGGATCTGCATATGCCCGTGCTTGACGGGATCGAGACGGCGAGAAGGCTTCGTGCGATCTTGCCTGGAATCCGTATCATCGTACTTACGTCCTTTTCCGATCAGGATCATGTCGTACCGGCCGTACGCGCAGGAGTGAAGGGATATCTGCTAAAAGATATTGAGCCAGAGGATCTTGCCGTTGCCATTCGTAATGTGCATGCAGGTCAGGTAGAGCTTCATCCTGCAGCAGCAGGACAATTAATGCATGTGATGGCATCGTCTGAACTGTCGATGAATGAAGCGCATGAGCGTGCAAATCCCCATTCGTCTACTCGGCTTCCAGAGCAAGAGCGGATAGGGCTGGGAAAAGAAACTTCTCATAGACCGGACATGCTTACTCGCCGGGAACGAGAGGTTCTGGGGCTGATTGCACAAGGATTGAGTAATAAAGAGATCGCCATAAAGTTAATCATTACCGAGAAAACAGTGAAAACCCACGTCAGTCATCTTTTAGACAAATTGGGACTGGCAGACCGGACACAAGCAGCGCTTCATGCCGTAAGAAATGGTTGGGTCGTCTGA
- a CDS encoding NADPH-dependent FMN reductase: MNIIILAGSNRKNATSTRLGEYAVEVISGQGHEASLFDLYQTPLPFYAPDEKQNEDQNLSDLNTRMLAADAIILSTPEYHGSISGVLKNALDHLSQAHFSGKPVLSISSAGGAVGVSSLLQLQVIIRNLHGINAQEWISIGGAQRRRFEATFDGYEEFEGSQDIEDRIKRVIGSFLHLAETLTAVRKPSVS, translated from the coding sequence ATGAATATTATCATTTTGGCAGGCAGTAATCGGAAAAATGCAACCAGTACACGTTTAGGGGAATATGCAGTGGAGGTAATCAGCGGTCAGGGGCATGAAGCCAGCTTGTTCGATTTATATCAGACACCGCTCCCATTCTACGCACCGGATGAAAAACAGAATGAAGATCAGAATCTGTCTGACCTGAACACACGTATGCTCGCCGCAGATGCCATTATTCTGTCTACGCCAGAGTATCATGGCAGCATCAGCGGTGTACTCAAAAATGCATTGGATCACCTGAGTCAGGCTCATTTCAGTGGTAAACCGGTATTGTCCATCAGCTCAGCAGGAGGTGCGGTAGGCGTAAGCTCGCTTTTGCAGCTGCAGGTGATTATTCGCAATTTGCACGGTATTAACGCGCAGGAGTGGATTTCCATTGGTGGTGCACAGCGCAGAAGATTTGAAGCAACGTTTGACGGATACGAAGAATTTGAAGGCAGTCAGGACATTGAGGATCGGATCAAACGCGTGATTGGTTCATTTTTACACCTTGCCGAGACGTTAACTGCAGTACGGAAGCCGTCCGTGAGTTAA
- a CDS encoding VOC family protein: MIKGIFETHLNVTDLERSHHFYEQIVGLQHAYGQKERGNSFYWIGGVGNAMLGLWQKDPSEVQRQHFAFQVSLEDMKQAVTYLEDEGIKTHNFQDDDIGELYVFGWMPAVSVYFTDPDGHSLEFISMLPDEAKPELGMVPWSEWEKMNGRVKEDTA; this comes from the coding sequence ATGATTAAAGGCATATTTGAGACTCATCTGAACGTAACGGATCTGGAGAGATCCCATCATTTTTATGAACAGATTGTTGGATTGCAGCATGCTTATGGGCAGAAGGAACGTGGAAACTCCTTTTACTGGATTGGCGGTGTAGGCAACGCGATGCTCGGACTGTGGCAAAAGGACCCTTCCGAGGTGCAGCGACAGCATTTTGCTTTTCAGGTATCGTTGGAGGACATGAAGCAAGCTGTCACTTACCTAGAGGATGAAGGGATCAAGACGCATAACTTTCAGGATGATGATATTGGCGAGTTATATGTATTTGGATGGATGCCGGCTGTGTCCGTGTATTTTACCGATCCGGATGGTCATTCTCTGGAATTCATATCGATGCTCCCGGATGAAGCGAAGCCGGAACTTGGCATGGTGCCTTGGAGTGAGTGGGAGAAGATGAACGGTCGGGTGAAGGAGGACACAGCATGA
- a CDS encoding VOC family protein gives MIFEEVKLYTARLEDIKHFYINTLGLNMAEESEHAFTLQIGLTKMIFMRSETDQNPFYHLAWMIPTNRFQEAKAWAAARVRLSRHEGDDETYSTNWNSNSLYFEDPVGNILELIAHHTVHNESDHAFSEKDLLQVCEVGLVTEDVLSAVDELEQMGLKRWRAISDTFAPIGDVNGLFIVVKKERTWFFSEQKANIYPLEVSIRDVGRLRIG, from the coding sequence ATGATTTTTGAAGAGGTCAAATTATATACAGCACGATTGGAAGACATTAAGCACTTTTATATCAACACACTGGGTTTGAACATGGCTGAAGAGTCCGAGCATGCCTTCACGCTACAGATTGGTTTAACGAAAATGATATTCATGCGAAGTGAAACAGACCAGAATCCGTTTTACCACCTGGCCTGGATGATTCCAACCAATCGTTTTCAGGAGGCCAAGGCATGGGCAGCGGCACGTGTCCGTCTAAGTAGGCATGAAGGTGATGATGAGACCTATTCAACGAATTGGAACTCGAATTCGCTCTATTTCGAAGATCCTGTCGGTAACATTCTGGAGCTGATTGCTCATCATACCGTTCATAACGAGAGTGATCACGCCTTTTCGGAGAAAGATCTACTGCAGGTGTGTGAGGTGGGACTTGTCACGGAAGATGTGCTTTCTGCGGTAGATGAACTTGAGCAGATGGGATTGAAACGATGGAGAGCGATAAGTGATACCTTTGCCCCTATAGGGGATGTGAACGGTCTGTTCATTGTGGTGAAGAAGGAGCGAACCTGGTTCTTTTCGGAGCAAAAAGCAAACATCTATCCGCTGGAAGTGTCCATACGTGATGTTGGGAGACTTCGAATCGGCTAA